A section of the Pochonia chlamydosporia 170 chromosome 2, whole genome shotgun sequence genome encodes:
- a CDS encoding porphyromonas-type peptidyl-arginine deiminase domain-containing protein, giving the protein MSVACLADGCSLPREVIWIPARRDLDPRDYHTDSLARFVKPGVIVLSKANEVKPTEWTAFHEKTLETLSFATESKVRRFGIIEIEESGEEFFELPPTVIGGSKGVGDYRVVRNYVNFLLVNYGVIMPQFGDPDRDFTAIQ; this is encoded by the coding sequence ATGTCAGTAGCCTGTCTAGCTGATGGATGTTCCCTCCCCAGGGAGGTTATATGGATTCCTGCAAGACGAGATCTGGATCCGAGGGACTACCACACGGACTCTCTGGCTCGGTTCGTCAAGCCAGGTGTGATAGTTTTGAGCAAGGCCAATGAGGTGAAACCAACAGAATGGACGGCCTTTCACGAGAAAACCTTGGAAACTTTGAGCTTTGCGACCGAATCAAAGGTTCGCCGGTTTGGGATCATCGAGATAGAGGAATCTGGCGAAGAATTCTTTGAGCTACCTCCCACGGTTATCGGTGGTTCGAAGGGTGTTGGTGACTATCGTGTAGTGCGAAACTATGTCAATTTTCTCCTGGTCAACTACGGCGTCATAATGCCTCAGTTTGGTGACCCGGATCGCGACTTTACGGCTATCCAATAA